A genome region from Cohaesibacter gelatinilyticus includes the following:
- a CDS encoding nucleotidyltransferase family protein, with the protein MTPLTTNKDWQKALLPMNATLQQAIHCLNDSAFQIAIVIHADGKLRGTLTDGDIRRGLLRGMTLESSIESLVKLDPFVVPTSFGRDAVLMLMQSNGVQQLPIVDENRMVVGLHALDELLTPQTRENLMVVMAGGQGRRLRPHTENCPKPLIPVAGKPMLEHIIERARSEGFGKFILAIHYLGHMIEEYFGNGAKWGVEISYLREDRPLGTAGAIGLMADLPEQPFVVSNGDVLTDIRYGELLDFHNRHGAMATMAVRLHEWQHPFGVVRTKGVDIVGFEEKPISRSHINAGVYVLDPLSLQHMQKGEHSDMPSLFARLQGASQRTIVYPMHEPWLDVGRPDDLQTANSQKS; encoded by the coding sequence ATGACACCCTTAACGACGAATAAGGACTGGCAAAAAGCGTTGTTGCCCATGAACGCAACTTTACAGCAGGCAATTCATTGTCTGAACGACTCTGCGTTTCAGATCGCCATTGTCATACATGCTGACGGCAAACTGCGTGGCACATTGACAGATGGTGACATTCGGCGTGGTTTGCTGCGTGGTATGACTCTAGAGAGTTCTATTGAGTCTTTGGTGAAACTGGATCCCTTTGTTGTGCCAACCAGTTTCGGGCGAGATGCTGTTCTGATGCTAATGCAGTCCAACGGTGTTCAGCAGTTACCTATCGTTGACGAAAATCGCATGGTTGTCGGTTTGCATGCTCTGGATGAGCTATTGACGCCTCAAACCCGTGAAAACCTGATGGTCGTTATGGCCGGTGGTCAAGGGAGGCGTTTGCGACCACACACTGAGAATTGTCCTAAGCCTTTAATCCCGGTTGCTGGTAAGCCCATGCTGGAGCATATAATCGAGCGTGCTCGTAGCGAAGGTTTTGGTAAGTTTATTCTGGCAATTCACTATCTTGGCCATATGATCGAAGAGTATTTCGGTAACGGCGCAAAATGGGGTGTGGAGATATCCTATTTGCGGGAAGATCGTCCATTGGGGACGGCAGGTGCTATAGGGCTGATGGCAGATTTGCCAGAACAGCCGTTTGTTGTTTCCAATGGTGATGTATTGACAGATATTCGCTACGGAGAACTCTTGGATTTCCACAATCGTCATGGCGCCATGGCGACGATGGCAGTTCGTTTACATGAATGGCAGCACCCATTTGGCGTAGTCCGCACCAAAGGTGTTGATATTGTCGGCTTTGAAGAAAAGCCTATTTCACGCAGCCATATCAACGCTGGCGTCTACGTCCTTGATCCACTTTCTTTACAGCACATGCAAAAAGGAGAACATAGTGACATGCCGTCTCTATTTGCTCGTTTGCAGGGTGCATCTCAACGAACAATTGTATACCCGATGCATGAACCTTGGCTTGATGTTGGTCGCCCGGATGATTTGCAGACGGCAAATAGTCAAAAATCCTAA
- a CDS encoding N-acetyl sugar amidotransferase — MTGTSPTWCSNCLAMSTRPRISFDERGWCNACRWTETKKILDWASREQELLKLLDKHRGQGDFDCLVPVSGGKDGSYVAYNLKHKYGMNPLCVTITPALPTALGEKNLRNFVESGYNHITVNPSHVALHRLNKTGFVEMGLPYYGWLVSIMSAVIRVAVQFNVGLIFYGEDGEVEYGGTTETHCDPIFDVPYQKRVYLEGGYNKVLEASGLSKEDLYFFQFPNDEQLAKSNIALTHWSYFENWDPYRNYLVAKEHCGLQEAEDANSGTFTNFAQNDQSLYALHTYLMYLKFGFGRANQDASIEVRRGAMDRQQAVNLVRLYDGQYPEELIPLYLDYYKMTKDEFDAVLDRYANNDLFVKEDGIWTPTYEIV; from the coding sequence ATGACTGGTACATCTCCAACTTGGTGTTCGAACTGTTTGGCAATGTCGACACGGCCTCGGATTTCTTTTGATGAGCGTGGCTGGTGTAATGCTTGTCGTTGGACAGAAACCAAAAAAATATTGGACTGGGCAAGTCGCGAACAAGAATTACTGAAGCTTTTGGACAAGCACCGTGGTCAAGGAGATTTTGACTGTTTGGTTCCCGTAAGCGGTGGCAAAGATGGTTCTTACGTAGCATATAATTTAAAACACAAATACGGTATGAACCCACTGTGTGTTACGATTACACCAGCTTTGCCGACGGCACTGGGTGAAAAGAATCTGCGGAATTTTGTTGAAAGTGGTTACAACCATATCACAGTAAATCCGTCTCATGTTGCGTTGCACCGGCTGAACAAAACAGGCTTTGTTGAAATGGGCCTTCCTTACTATGGCTGGTTGGTTTCCATTATGTCTGCAGTAATCCGCGTTGCCGTACAGTTCAATGTGGGTCTGATTTTTTACGGAGAAGATGGTGAAGTTGAATATGGTGGGACTACAGAGACTCACTGTGATCCTATCTTTGATGTTCCATATCAAAAGCGTGTTTACTTAGAGGGCGGCTATAACAAGGTTCTGGAAGCCTCAGGCCTGTCGAAAGAAGACCTGTACTTCTTCCAGTTCCCCAACGATGAACAGCTCGCAAAAAGCAATATTGCGCTGACACACTGGTCCTATTTTGAGAATTGGGACCCCTATCGCAATTACTTGGTGGCTAAAGAGCACTGTGGTTTGCAGGAAGCTGAAGATGCGAACTCTGGCACCTTTACCAACTTTGCTCAGAATGATCAGTCTTTATATGCGCTGCATACCTATCTTATGTATCTGAAATTTGGTTTTGGTCGCGCTAATCAAGATGCCAGTATTGAGGTTCGCCGAGGCGCCATGGATCGCCAGCAGGCTGTCAACCTGGTGCGCTTGTATGACGGTCAATATCCAGAGGAACTGATTCCGCTGTATCTGGATTATTACAAAATGACCAAAGATGAATTCGATGCTGTTCTGGACCGTTATGCGAACAACGATCTGTTTGTCAAAGAAGACGGTATTTGGACACCTACTTATGAGATCGTTTAA